One region of Jatrophihabitans sp. genomic DNA includes:
- the serS gene encoding serine--tRNA ligase — protein sequence MIDLKKLAADPDSYRRSLAKRGAESVDVDGVLKAQQAVTQLTQEYEQLRVQSKELTKRAARDEALRAEARTLRDQQTELETRLRQAREELTSKASWLPNYLDDRVPAGDESANTVIRAANPPVEGGPYKPHDEIALGLGILDTERAAKLSGSRFYNLKGDGVRLRLAMLQLFLDMVEGQGFELVSPPVLAKRFSFYASGYLPFSQSDNFSVSDSELSLTGTSEQALLGMHADEVLPELPVKYLGDSMCFRTEAGSHGRDVRGMLRVHQFYKLEQFLYCAPDEVEALHLQMLSNEVAFIDALNVPSQTIICSSGDVAAPGFFKYDVEAWFPSTGQYRELTSNTNLTDYQTRRAGIRARIDGKMVHPYTISATGFCDRHIAAMLENNQLPDGSVTVPEALRPYLGGREVLRPVS from the coding sequence ATGATCGACCTGAAGAAGCTGGCCGCTGACCCCGACTCCTACCGCCGCTCGCTGGCCAAGCGCGGAGCCGAGTCGGTCGACGTCGACGGCGTTCTGAAGGCCCAGCAGGCGGTCACCCAGCTGACCCAGGAGTACGAGCAGTTGCGGGTGCAGAGCAAGGAGCTGACCAAGCGGGCGGCCAGGGACGAGGCGCTGCGCGCGGAGGCCCGGACGCTGCGCGACCAGCAGACCGAACTCGAGACCCGGCTGCGGCAGGCCCGTGAGGAGCTGACCAGCAAGGCGTCCTGGCTGCCCAACTACCTCGATGATCGGGTGCCGGCCGGCGACGAGTCGGCCAACACCGTGATCCGGGCGGCCAATCCGCCGGTCGAGGGCGGACCGTACAAGCCGCACGACGAGATCGCCCTGGGACTGGGCATCCTGGACACCGAGCGGGCCGCGAAGCTGTCCGGCTCCCGGTTCTACAACCTGAAGGGCGACGGGGTCCGGCTGCGGCTGGCGATGTTGCAGCTGTTCCTGGACATGGTGGAGGGCCAGGGCTTCGAGCTGGTGTCACCACCGGTGCTGGCCAAGCGATTCTCCTTCTACGCTTCGGGATACCTGCCGTTCTCCCAGTCCGACAACTTCAGCGTCAGCGACTCCGAGCTGTCCCTGACCGGCACGTCGGAGCAGGCGCTGCTGGGCATGCACGCCGACGAGGTGCTGCCGGAATTGCCGGTCAAGTACCTGGGCGACTCGATGTGCTTTCGCACCGAGGCCGGCAGCCATGGCCGCGACGTCCGGGGCATGCTGCGGGTGCACCAGTTCTACAAGCTGGAGCAGTTCCTCTACTGCGCGCCGGACGAGGTCGAGGCGCTGCACCTGCAGATGCTGAGCAACGAGGTCGCCTTCATCGACGCGTTGAACGTGCCCAGCCAGACGATCATCTGCAGCTCCGGCGACGTGGCCGCCCCCGGCTTCTTCAAGTACGACGTCGAGGCGTGGTTCCCCTCGACCGGCCAGTACCGCGAGCTGACCTCCAACACCAACCTGACCGACTACCAGACCCGGCGGGCCGGCATCCGGGCCCGGATCGACGGCAAGATGGTGCACCCGTACACCATCTCGGCCACCGGGTTCTGTGACCGGCACATCGCCGCGATGTTGGAGAACAACCAGCTGCCCGACGGCTCGGTCACCGTGCCCGAGGCGCTGCGGCCCTACCTGGGCGGGCGCGAGGTGCTGCGCCCGGTCAGCTGA
- a CDS encoding HAD family hydrolase, translating into MSVLIATDLDRTLVYSRAALALTPGALPELTCVETRGGEQVGFMTAAAARLTAALAGRAVLMPVTTRLPEQLARIELPGPPPRFAIAANGGVLLVDGQADRAWQGRVARAVAESANLSDVLTYVRQHCLPAWTLQVREAGGLFCYAVLGDVGAPEGFVAEAAAWAADRGWTVSAQGRKLYWVPRGLTKTAAVDEVAGRVGAELVLAAGDSLLDRELLCYADRGIHPAHGELFTSGWSAPGVECTRAAGVLAGEEIVEWLTGRAEEFSRRSAPPAAAIG; encoded by the coding sequence ATGAGCGTCCTGATCGCCACCGACCTGGACCGCACCCTGGTGTACTCCCGCGCCGCGCTGGCGCTCACCCCCGGCGCGCTGCCGGAGCTGACCTGCGTGGAGACCCGCGGCGGTGAGCAGGTCGGCTTCATGACCGCGGCCGCGGCCCGGTTGACTGCCGCACTGGCCGGCCGGGCGGTGCTGATGCCGGTGACCACCAGGCTGCCCGAGCAACTGGCCAGGATCGAGCTGCCCGGGCCGCCGCCGCGGTTCGCCATCGCCGCGAACGGTGGCGTGCTGCTGGTGGACGGCCAGGCTGACCGGGCCTGGCAGGGTCGGGTCGCTCGCGCGGTGGCCGAATCTGCCAATCTGTCTGATGTCCTGACTTACGTCAGACAGCACTGCCTACCGGCCTGGACGCTCCAGGTGCGCGAGGCCGGCGGCCTGTTCTGCTATGCCGTGCTGGGTGATGTCGGGGCGCCGGAGGGCTTCGTCGCCGAGGCCGCCGCGTGGGCCGCCGACCGGGGATGGACGGTCTCGGCGCAGGGCCGCAAGCTGTACTGGGTTCCGCGCGGGCTCACCAAGACCGCGGCGGTCGACGAGGTGGCCGGCCGGGTCGGAGCCGAACTGGTGCTGGCCGCGGGGGACTCGCTGCTGGACCGCGAGCTGCTCTGCTACGCCGACCGGGGCATCCATCCGGCGCACGGTGAGCTGTTCACCAGCGGCTGGTCGGCGCCCGGGGTGGAATGCACCCGCGCGGCCGGCGTGCTGGCCGGTGAGGAGATCGTGGAGTGGCTCACCGGCCGGGCTGAGGAGTTCAGCCGCCGGTCCGCGCCTCCGGCCGCGGCGATAGGCTGA
- a CDS encoding phosphoribosyltransferase, protein MTAGVPTGGAPTGSAPTGSAPTGRAPTGGASTGSAPTGSAPDGAAPWSGRWVAEALGVSIEPGQPVGPGPGSPLTVPDLVGMALRHNPRRAHLLVSTVLGKHLPADPRLVYGAGRLLGAMVADRLAGQHGDITAEGGALLRSALNAAEPAEDCRRLIELCDRHRAGSPPVDGALRVDGALPGDGAVVLGYAETATGLGHCVAESLAGNYLHSTRRLVPGCQPVAGFDEEHSHATRHLLLPADPELLAGPGPLVLVDDELSTGQTVLNTIQALHRDWPRQRYLIAVLVDLRSTADRARLRRTAESLGVEIDVVTLASGQLRVAEDALAVGQRLAARQPVTEPGSGRRARLSPVLTGWPAALPEGGRHGFAPGSQSALEQASAQLAKVLAVRLHEHRPADQDSSTSQPAQPSQPAQPRRILVLGSEELMYAPLRIAAALADELEGWATVRYSTTTRSPVVAVDDPGYAIRNRLSFPSSDEAADPAGDPGARYAYNVAGPGPDQGFSDIVLVTDTDLAEHHGPTGLVGRLAAVTDHLQIVRLPTYRPLPAPLTGPDFGSYPAADVAWLLTDLSGVALEAPTEEREEAIQSGGAHYAESLPHEYQPSAEYRQLFTDTLAESADRLAHAVGVVTELVLDRRGPGVVLASLARAGTPVGVLMRRWARFAHGLELPHYSVSIVRGRGIDELALAYLARHHDPADVMFIDGWTGKGAITRELAAAVAGVNQAWWPAGGGFSAELAVLADPGSCVPIYGTREDYLIPSACLNSTVSGLVSRTVLNAELIGPGQFHGAKFYAELADADVSVDFIDAVTARFAAVAEAVARDWPVLRESDRRPTWAGWQSVRQLNEQYGVGDENLVKPGVGETTRVLLRRVPWKVLIRTGDAEKLHHVLLLARQRGVPVESVDGLAFSCVGLIHPRFSRGTAEDGQLGTAEDGQLGAAEDAGRLDAAAGTGR, encoded by the coding sequence GTGACCGCCGGCGTCCCGACCGGCGGTGCCCCGACCGGCAGTGCCCCGACCGGCAGTGCCCCGACCGGCAGGGCCCCGACCGGCGGTGCCTCGACCGGCAGTGCGCCGACCGGCAGTGCGCCGGACGGCGCGGCGCCGTGGTCGGGCCGGTGGGTCGCCGAGGCGCTCGGCGTCAGCATCGAGCCGGGGCAACCGGTCGGGCCCGGACCCGGCTCGCCCTTGACGGTGCCGGATCTGGTGGGAATGGCCTTGCGCCACAACCCGCGACGCGCGCACCTGCTGGTCTCGACAGTGCTGGGCAAGCACCTGCCCGCCGATCCGCGACTGGTCTACGGCGCCGGCCGGCTGCTCGGCGCGATGGTCGCCGACCGGCTGGCCGGGCAGCACGGCGACATCACCGCCGAGGGTGGCGCGCTGCTGCGCTCGGCGCTCAACGCCGCCGAGCCGGCTGAGGACTGCCGTCGGCTGATCGAGCTGTGCGACCGGCATCGCGCCGGTTCCCCGCCGGTCGACGGCGCTCTGAGAGTCGACGGCGCTCTGCCGGGCGACGGCGCGGTGGTGCTCGGCTATGCCGAGACCGCCACCGGTCTGGGGCACTGCGTCGCCGAATCGCTGGCCGGGAACTACCTGCACTCCACCCGGCGGCTGGTTCCCGGTTGCCAGCCGGTGGCCGGCTTCGACGAGGAACACAGCCACGCGACCCGGCACCTGCTGCTGCCGGCCGATCCTGAGTTGCTGGCCGGCCCCGGACCGCTGGTGCTGGTCGACGACGAGCTGTCTACCGGTCAGACGGTGCTCAACACCATCCAGGCGCTGCACCGGGACTGGCCCCGGCAGCGTTACCTGATCGCCGTGCTGGTGGACCTGCGCTCGACGGCCGATCGGGCCAGGCTGCGCCGGACCGCGGAGTCCCTCGGCGTCGAGATCGACGTGGTGACGCTGGCGTCGGGACAGCTGCGGGTGGCCGAGGACGCGCTGGCGGTGGGGCAGCGGCTGGCGGCCCGGCAGCCAGTGACCGAGCCTGGCTCGGGACGCCGGGCGCGGCTGAGCCCGGTGCTCACCGGCTGGCCGGCGGCACTGCCCGAAGGCGGCCGGCACGGCTTCGCGCCCGGCTCGCAGTCAGCACTCGAGCAGGCGAGCGCCCAGCTGGCCAAGGTGCTGGCCGTCCGGCTGCACGAGCACCGCCCCGCCGATCAGGACAGCAGCACCAGTCAGCCAGCACAGCCAAGTCAGCCAGCACAGCCAAGGCGAATCCTGGTGCTCGGCAGCGAGGAGCTGATGTACGCGCCGCTGCGGATCGCCGCCGCCCTGGCCGATGAGCTCGAGGGCTGGGCCACCGTCCGGTACTCCACCACCACCCGGTCACCGGTGGTGGCGGTGGACGATCCCGGCTACGCGATCCGCAACCGGCTCAGCTTCCCCAGCTCGGACGAGGCGGCGGATCCGGCCGGTGATCCCGGCGCGCGCTATGCCTACAACGTCGCCGGCCCGGGCCCGGACCAGGGGTTCAGCGACATCGTGCTGGTCACCGACACCGACCTGGCGGAGCACCACGGCCCGACCGGGCTGGTGGGCCGGCTGGCCGCGGTCACCGATCACCTGCAGATCGTCCGGCTGCCGACCTACCGACCGCTGCCTGCTCCGCTGACCGGGCCGGACTTCGGCAGCTACCCCGCCGCCGATGTGGCCTGGTTGCTCACCGACCTGTCCGGCGTCGCGCTGGAGGCCCCGACCGAGGAACGCGAGGAGGCCATCCAGTCCGGCGGCGCGCACTATGCCGAGTCACTGCCACACGAGTACCAGCCGAGCGCGGAGTACCGGCAGCTGTTCACCGACACTCTGGCCGAGTCGGCCGACCGGCTGGCACACGCCGTCGGGGTCGTCACCGAGCTGGTGCTGGACCGGCGCGGGCCCGGAGTTGTCCTGGCCTCACTGGCTCGCGCCGGCACGCCGGTGGGGGTGCTGATGCGCCGGTGGGCGCGCTTCGCCCACGGCCTCGAGCTGCCCCACTACAGCGTTTCCATCGTCCGGGGCAGGGGAATCGACGAGCTGGCGCTTGCCTACCTGGCCCGTCACCACGATCCCGCCGACGTGATGTTCATCGATGGCTGGACCGGCAAGGGCGCCATCACCCGCGAGCTGGCGGCGGCGGTGGCCGGCGTGAACCAGGCCTGGTGGCCGGCTGGCGGTGGCTTCTCGGCGGAGCTGGCGGTGCTGGCCGACCCCGGCAGCTGCGTGCCGATCTATGGCACCCGCGAGGACTACCTGATCCCGTCGGCCTGCCTGAACTCGACCGTGTCCGGGCTCGTCTCGCGCACCGTGCTCAACGCCGAGCTGATCGGGCCCGGCCAGTTCCACGGCGCGAAGTTCTACGCCGAGCTGGCCGACGCCGACGTCTCAGTCGACTTCATCGACGCGGTCACCGCACGGTTCGCGGCGGTGGCCGAGGCGGTGGCGCGGGACTGGCCGGTGCTGCGCGAGTCGGACCGGCGCCCGACCTGGGCCGGTTGGCAGAGCGTGCGGCAGCTCAATGAGCAGTACGGCGTGGGGGATGAGAACCTCGTCAAGCCGGGCGTCGGCGAGACCACCCGGGTGCTGCTGCGCCGGGTGCCGTGGAAGGTGCTGATCCGGACCGGCGACGCCGAGAAGTTGCACCACGTGCTGCTGCTGGCGCGCCAGCGCGGGGTGCCGGTCGAATCCGTCGACGGGTTGGCCTTCAGCTGCGTCGGGTTGATCCATCCCCGGTTCAGCCGCGGCACGGCCGAGGACGGCCAGCTCGGCACGGCCGAGGACGGCCAGCTCGGCGCGGCCGAGGACGCCGGTCGACTCGACGCGGCGGCCGGCACCGGCCGATGA
- a CDS encoding HpcH/HpaI aldolase/citrate lyase family protein: MRHFDFLSEADRQRLFFQPPQSFSADDDLDVLGMALGATLYSPATRPTLVADLTKRVTHGVLSTVICLEDSIPDEAVPAAEQNVISQLQAYAESGSQRPLVFIRVRSAEQIPMIVAGLGEQVSILTGFVLPKFTDENGARYLDAISEASAVTGHRLLAMPVLEAPSVIYAESRVEVLLQVRQLLNKHRENVLAVRIGATDLSSAFGLRRSRDLTIYDVRVVADVIADVVNILGRADETGFIVTGAVWEYFSGTERMFKPQLREAPFIAHSERALRTDLIARDLDGLIREVAMDKANGLTGKTVIHPSHVAAVHALSVVTHEEFCDARDVLGTRSGGGVASSVYGNKMNESKPHSAWARRTVLRAAVFGVANADISFVDLLGAGLHQ, translated from the coding sequence ATGCGCCATTTCGATTTTCTGTCCGAGGCCGACCGGCAACGGCTGTTCTTCCAGCCCCCGCAATCGTTCAGCGCCGACGATGATCTGGACGTGCTGGGCATGGCGCTGGGCGCCACCCTGTACAGCCCGGCCACCCGCCCGACACTGGTGGCCGACCTGACCAAGCGTGTCACCCACGGCGTGCTCAGCACGGTGATCTGCCTGGAGGACTCCATCCCGGACGAGGCGGTGCCGGCGGCCGAGCAGAACGTGATCAGCCAGCTGCAGGCCTACGCCGAGTCGGGCTCGCAGCGCCCGCTGGTGTTCATCCGGGTGCGCTCGGCCGAGCAGATCCCGATGATCGTGGCCGGCCTCGGTGAGCAGGTCTCGATCCTGACCGGCTTCGTGCTGCCCAAGTTCACCGACGAGAACGGCGCGCGGTACCTGGACGCGATCAGCGAGGCCAGCGCGGTGACCGGTCACCGGCTGCTGGCGATGCCGGTCCTGGAGGCGCCGTCGGTGATCTATGCCGAGTCCCGGGTCGAGGTGCTGCTGCAGGTGCGCCAGCTGCTGAACAAACACCGCGAGAACGTGCTGGCCGTCCGGATCGGGGCGACCGATCTCAGCTCGGCCTTCGGCCTGCGCCGGTCCCGCGACCTGACGATCTACGACGTGCGGGTGGTGGCCGACGTCATCGCCGATGTGGTCAACATCCTCGGTCGGGCGGACGAGACCGGTTTCATCGTGACCGGCGCGGTCTGGGAGTACTTCTCCGGAACCGAGCGGATGTTCAAGCCGCAACTGCGGGAGGCGCCGTTCATCGCGCATTCCGAGCGGGCGCTGCGCACCGACCTGATCGCCCGCGACCTCGACGGCCTGATCCGCGAGGTCGCCATGGACAAGGCGAACGGCTTGACCGGCAAGACCGTCATCCATCCCAGCCACGTGGCCGCCGTGCACGCGCTGTCGGTGGTGACCCATGAGGAGTTCTGCGACGCCCGCGACGTGCTGGGCACCCGGTCCGGCGGCGGGGTGGCGTCCTCGGTGTACGGCAACAAGATGAACGAGTCCAAGCCGCACTCGGCGTGGGCCCGGCGCACCGTGCTGCGCGCCGCGGTGTTCGGCGTCGCCAACGCCGACATCTCCTTCGTCGACCTGCTCGGCGCCGGGCTGCATCAGTGA
- a CDS encoding TerD family protein, whose translation MATMKRGSNVALTREIPSLTGLVLGVRWDAGAETALTDNLVVATILCDEHSKALSDEHFVFFNQLTEPSMTVSQLEKAMGPDAEQIEIHLDAVPPEVSRIVVVMYLNEGMGLRRSLGRLRECVLRVLNLADNAELVRSENLANSLDGETAMSLGEVYRHQGDWKFKVIGEGYSTGIAGLAKDYGITL comes from the coding sequence ATGGCGACCATGAAGCGCGGCTCCAACGTCGCCCTGACCCGTGAGATACCCAGCCTGACCGGGCTGGTGCTGGGAGTGCGCTGGGACGCCGGGGCCGAGACCGCCCTGACCGACAACCTGGTGGTGGCCACCATCCTGTGCGACGAGCACAGCAAGGCGCTATCGGACGAGCATTTCGTGTTCTTCAACCAACTCACCGAACCGTCGATGACGGTGAGCCAGCTGGAGAAGGCGATGGGACCCGACGCCGAGCAGATCGAGATCCACCTCGACGCGGTCCCGCCCGAGGTCAGCCGGATCGTCGTGGTGATGTACCTGAACGAGGGCATGGGCCTGCGGCGCAGCCTGGGGCGGCTGCGCGAGTGCGTTCTGCGGGTGCTGAACCTGGCTGACAACGCCGAGCTGGTTCGTTCGGAGAACCTGGCCAACTCACTCGACGGTGAGACCGCCATGTCGCTGGGCGAGGTGTATCGCCATCAGGGCGACTGGAAGTTCAAGGTCATCGGGGAGGGTTATTCCACCGGAATCGCCGGCCTGGCCAAGGACTACGGGATCACGCTGTGA
- a CDS encoding toxic anion resistance protein → MSDLDLGSSATPAATPPAGNALVLAPPPPVVVVEKEQAVGAVPVDNTRQLELRSRAQTFAQELAGLEANSPAFTEKVNAITSMGEQDMRASASVSNRMLDRPAAALNASKGRGGADAQSRVASTLGELRQTVTELDPNRADLTGVKKVLKFLPGGDKVQRYFQKYESAQTQLNAIIKALESGQDELRKDNAAIDTEKANMWATMGKLSEYNELAGALDAAVEEKIAQLQAAGQTKQADALKADALFPIRQRRQDIMTQMAVAVQGYMALDLVRKNNIELIKGVDRAQTTTIAALRTAIIVSQALSRQKLVLEQITALNATTSDLIERTSEQLRIQGGQINQQAASSTIEVAKLQAAFDNVFATMDALDTFRAQAADSMAATVDALQGQIERAKPYLERTRRGELSASGGE, encoded by the coding sequence ATGTCTGACCTCGACCTCGGTTCGAGCGCCACTCCGGCGGCGACCCCGCCGGCCGGCAACGCGCTGGTGCTGGCGCCGCCGCCGCCCGTGGTCGTGGTGGAGAAGGAGCAGGCGGTCGGGGCGGTGCCGGTGGACAACACCCGCCAGCTGGAGTTGCGTTCCCGCGCCCAGACCTTCGCCCAGGAGCTGGCCGGCCTGGAGGCCAACTCACCGGCGTTCACCGAGAAGGTCAATGCGATCACCTCGATGGGCGAGCAGGACATGCGCGCCTCGGCCAGCGTCTCCAACCGGATGCTGGACCGCCCGGCGGCCGCGCTGAACGCCAGCAAGGGCCGCGGTGGCGCCGACGCCCAGTCCCGGGTCGCCAGCACCCTGGGCGAGCTGCGCCAGACCGTCACCGAGCTCGACCCGAACCGGGCTGACCTGACCGGGGTCAAGAAGGTCCTGAAGTTCCTGCCCGGCGGCGACAAGGTGCAGCGCTACTTCCAGAAGTACGAGTCGGCCCAGACCCAGCTCAACGCGATCATCAAGGCGCTGGAGTCGGGCCAGGACGAGCTGCGCAAGGACAACGCGGCCATCGACACCGAGAAGGCCAACATGTGGGCCACGATGGGCAAGCTCAGCGAGTACAACGAGCTCGCCGGCGCCCTCGACGCGGCCGTCGAGGAGAAGATCGCGCAGCTGCAGGCGGCCGGCCAGACCAAGCAGGCCGACGCCCTGAAGGCCGACGCGCTGTTCCCGATCCGCCAGCGCCGGCAGGACATCATGACCCAGATGGCCGTGGCGGTGCAGGGCTACATGGCGCTGGACCTGGTTCGCAAGAACAACATCGAGCTGATTAAGGGTGTCGACCGGGCCCAGACCACCACCATCGCCGCGCTGCGGACCGCGATCATCGTCTCGCAGGCGCTGTCGCGGCAGAAGCTGGTGCTGGAGCAGATCACCGCGCTGAACGCCACCACCTCCGACCTGATCGAGCGGACCTCGGAGCAGCTGCGGATCCAGGGCGGCCAGATCAACCAGCAGGCCGCCTCCTCGACGATCGAGGTCGCCAAGCTGCAGGCCGCCTTCGACAACGTCTTCGCGACCATGGACGCCCTGGACACCTTCCGGGCCCAGGCCGCCGACTCGATGGCCGCGACCGTCGACGCGCTCCAGGGCCAGATCGAACGCGCCAAGCCCTACCTTGAGCGCACCCGGCGGGGCGAGCTGAGCGCCAGCGGCGGAGAATAA
- a CDS encoding DUF475 domain-containing protein produces the protein MVFRIFGWSFGVTAVGLVLALMYGGPAGLAIAAILIVLEVSVSFDNAVVNATVLERMSPFWQKLFLTLGILIAVFGMRLVFPLLIVGITAHLSPTEAVTLALEKGPADEPGSYAYLLNEAHPAIAAFGGMFLLMLFLDFIFEEREITWLSWLERPLGKMGKLDMLGVVVASVLLLLAATQLAPEDKVATVLMSGVLGMVTYILVNGLSSMLEEHEVPHVDPEDESGSELLPAPSKELPPRSAAKANGELALKTGKAAFFSFLYLEVLDASFSFDGVIGAFAITSDPIIIAIGLGVGAMYIRSLTVYLVRKGTLAEYVYLEHGALWAIGSLAVLLLLTIKYHIPEVVTGLIGVGFIIAALVSSVRRNRRNSDENPPGATQDLDPATAAV, from the coding sequence ATGGTGTTCAGAATTTTCGGCTGGTCGTTCGGGGTCACCGCGGTCGGCCTGGTGCTGGCGTTGATGTACGGCGGCCCGGCCGGGTTGGCGATCGCGGCCATCCTGATCGTCCTGGAGGTCTCGGTCTCCTTCGACAACGCCGTCGTGAACGCCACGGTGCTGGAGCGGATGAGCCCGTTCTGGCAGAAGCTGTTCCTGACCCTCGGCATCCTGATCGCCGTCTTCGGTATGCGGCTGGTCTTCCCGCTGCTCATCGTCGGGATCACCGCGCACCTGTCGCCGACCGAGGCCGTGACCCTCGCCCTGGAGAAGGGCCCCGCGGACGAGCCGGGCAGCTACGCCTACCTGCTGAACGAGGCGCACCCGGCGATCGCGGCCTTCGGCGGCATGTTCCTGCTGATGCTCTTTCTCGACTTCATCTTCGAGGAGCGGGAGATCACCTGGCTGAGCTGGCTGGAGCGCCCGCTGGGCAAGATGGGCAAGCTCGACATGCTCGGGGTCGTGGTGGCCAGCGTGCTGCTGCTGCTGGCGGCGACCCAGCTCGCTCCCGAGGACAAGGTGGCCACCGTCCTGATGTCGGGCGTGCTGGGCATGGTCACCTACATCCTGGTCAACGGGCTCAGCAGCATGCTCGAAGAGCACGAGGTGCCGCACGTCGACCCGGAGGACGAGTCCGGCTCGGAACTGCTGCCCGCCCCCTCGAAAGAGCTGCCGCCGAGGAGCGCCGCCAAGGCCAACGGCGAGCTCGCCCTCAAGACCGGCAAGGCAGCCTTCTTCTCCTTCCTCTACCTGGAAGTGCTGGACGCCTCGTTCAGCTTCGACGGCGTGATCGGCGCCTTCGCCATCACCTCCGACCCGATCATCATCGCCATCGGCCTGGGCGTCGGCGCCATGTACATCAGGTCGCTGACGGTCTACCTGGTGCGCAAGGGCACCCTGGCCGAGTACGTCTACCTCGAGCACGGCGCGCTGTGGGCGATCGGCTCGCTGGCGGTGCTGTTGCTGCTCACCATCAAGTACCACATCCCCGAGGTGGTCACCGGCCTGATCGGGGTCGGCTTCATCATCGCGGCCCTGGTGTCCTCGGTGCGCCGCAACCGGCGTAACAGCGACGAGAACCCACCCGGCGCCACCCAAGACCTCGACCCGGCGACTGCCGCAGTCTGA
- a CDS encoding TerD family protein has product MGVSLTKGGNVSLTKQAPGLSAVVVGLGWDERTTSGQAFDLDASALMLTPKGRILSDSHFVFFNNLTSPDGSVEHTGDNLTGEGEGDDEQIKVDLSQVPAEVDRIVFPVSIYDADSRRQNFGQVRNAFIRVINQADGVELTRYDLSEDASSETAMIFGELYRHAGDWKFRAVGQGYSSGLAGIARDYGVNVG; this is encoded by the coding sequence ATGGGAGTCAGCCTCACCAAGGGCGGCAACGTCTCGCTGACCAAGCAGGCGCCAGGCCTGTCCGCCGTGGTGGTCGGTCTCGGCTGGGACGAGCGCACCACGAGCGGCCAGGCCTTCGACCTCGACGCCAGCGCGCTGATGCTGACGCCGAAGGGGCGGATCCTGTCCGACTCCCACTTCGTGTTCTTCAACAACCTCACCAGTCCGGACGGCTCGGTCGAGCACACCGGCGACAACCTGACCGGTGAGGGCGAGGGCGACGACGAGCAGATCAAGGTCGACCTGAGCCAGGTGCCGGCCGAGGTGGACCGGATCGTATTCCCGGTCTCGATCTATGACGCCGACAGCCGGCGGCAGAACTTCGGCCAGGTGCGCAACGCCTTCATCCGGGTGATCAACCAGGCCGACGGCGTGGAGCTGACGCGCTACGACCTGTCCGAGGACGCGTCCAGCGAGACTGCGATGATCTTCGGCGAGCTGTACCGCCATGCTGGAGACTGGAAATTCCGGGCGGTCGGCCAGGGTTACTCCTCCGGGCTGGCCGGCATCGCGCGAGACTACGGCGTCAACGTCGGCTGA
- a CDS encoding TerD family protein: MGVSLTKGGNVSLTKAAPGLTAVTVGLGWDARTTDGQDFDLDASAIACGANGKVLSDKHFIFFNNLSSPEGAVEHTGDNLTGEGEGDDEQVKVNLAGAPAEIDKIVFPVSIYNAEAGGQSFGQVRNAFIRVVNQADGSELARYDLSEDASTETAMVFGELYRSGAEWKFRAVGQGYTSGLAGIARDYGVNV, from the coding sequence GTGGGAGTCAGTCTCACCAAAGGCGGCAACGTCTCGCTCACCAAGGCAGCCCCCGGTCTGACCGCGGTCACGGTCGGCCTGGGTTGGGACGCCCGCACCACCGACGGCCAGGACTTCGACCTCGATGCCAGCGCGATCGCTTGCGGTGCCAATGGCAAGGTCCTCTCCGACAAGCACTTCATCTTCTTCAACAACCTCTCCAGCCCGGAAGGCGCCGTCGAGCACACCGGCGACAACCTGACCGGTGAGGGCGAGGGCGACGACGAGCAGGTCAAGGTCAACCTGGCCGGAGCTCCCGCCGAGATCGACAAGATCGTCTTCCCGGTCTCGATCTACAACGCCGAGGCCGGCGGCCAGTCCTTCGGCCAGGTCCGCAACGCCTTCATCCGGGTGGTGAACCAGGCCGACGGCAGCGAGCTGGCGCGCTATGACCTGTCCGAGGACGCCTCGACCGAGACCGCGATGGTCTTCGGCGAGCTGTACCGCAGCGGTGCGGAATGGAAGTTCCGCGCGGTCGGCCAGGGTTACACCTCAGGCCTGGCCGGTATCGCCCGGGACTACGGCGTCAACGTCTGA